In Myxococcus guangdongensis, one genomic interval encodes:
- a CDS encoding TIGR01777 family oxidoreductase, which produces MKVAVTGATGFLGPGVVQGLLTQGHQVQVLTRDVGRALERLPSGVTGAVFDGRTAMGAEALSGVDAVVHLAGEPVAQRWTKDAKQRIHDSRVQGTRVLVDAMKAAGTVKRFVSTSAIGYYGGAREAEPLTEDSAPGDDFLARVCVAWEAEAWRARAEAGISTAVVRMGMVLHPDGGALHKMLPPFRMGAGGPVGSGKQYVSWIHLDDARALLQFALAHPELEGPVNATAPEPVTNAAFAHALGHALGRPSVMHVPAFMVKAALGEMSKVVLEGQRVLPARAQAAGFAFGFPELEGALKQLLG; this is translated from the coding sequence ATGAAGGTGGCGGTGACGGGGGCCACGGGGTTTCTGGGCCCGGGGGTTGTCCAGGGTTTGTTGACCCAGGGCCACCAGGTCCAGGTGCTCACGCGGGACGTGGGCCGGGCGCTGGAGCGGCTCCCCTCGGGGGTGACGGGGGCGGTGTTCGACGGGCGGACGGCGATGGGGGCCGAGGCGCTCTCGGGCGTGGACGCGGTGGTGCACCTGGCGGGCGAGCCGGTGGCGCAGCGGTGGACGAAGGACGCGAAGCAGCGCATCCACGACAGCCGGGTGCAGGGCACGCGGGTGTTGGTGGACGCGATGAAGGCCGCGGGCACGGTGAAGCGCTTCGTGTCCACGTCGGCCATCGGCTACTACGGCGGAGCGCGCGAGGCGGAGCCCCTGACGGAGGACAGCGCGCCGGGCGACGACTTCCTCGCGAGGGTGTGCGTGGCGTGGGAGGCGGAGGCGTGGCGGGCGCGCGCGGAGGCGGGCATCTCCACGGCGGTGGTGCGAATGGGCATGGTGCTGCACCCGGACGGGGGCGCGCTGCACAAGATGCTGCCGCCGTTCCGCATGGGCGCTGGAGGCCCGGTGGGCAGCGGCAAGCAGTACGTGAGCTGGATTCATCTGGACGACGCGCGAGCGCTCCTCCAGTTCGCGCTGGCGCACCCGGAGCTGGAAGGGCCGGTGAACGCCACCGCGCCGGAGCCGGTGACGAACGCGGCCTTCGCGCACGCGCTGGGCCACGCGCTGGGGCGCCCCAGCGTGATGCATGTCCCGGCCTTCATGGTGAAGGCGGCGCTGGGGGAGATGTCCAAGGTGGTGCTCGAGGGCCAGCGGGTGCTGCCCGCGCGCGCGCAGGCGGCGGGCTTCGCGTTCGGCTTCCCGGAGCTGGAAGGCGCGCTGAAGCAGCTGCTCGGCTGA
- a CDS encoding reverse transcriptase family protein → MDLVSLLLELKPLMEDPEGNFSRITGLLERHQGLAEYEVARFYVSRHWSAVVSRRLNSQDPRERQEAVRLIPLLFPRLIAAGHLRRRVKDADTRVASAARAAVHKLGLSDVSLPDTRMKPPRRPHPRALGGWNPTGWLYGLYPRSRGKVKRKPDDLPTLPKLESRQDVARLVGVEESELEALMRPGSGPGSGYVEFEAPKRSGGVRRICAPREKLKSAQRALLEGLLAHLPPHDAVHGFVQGRSTVTNANAHVGANVVVRVDLEDFFPTVHYRRVKGLFAAYGYNDEVATTLAGLTTWRPKLPDGTVVWPGVLPQGAPTSPAIANLVCRRMDARLQALATKAGAAYTRYADDLSFSFAKPPEKLGRFFWWVNAILQQEGFTENAPKRRVMRQAGRQRVTGLTVNQRVAIPREERRRFKAILANCRKHGVDSQARGRPDFPAYLEGYAAYVRMVHPELGTRWQREVKELLGR, encoded by the coding sequence ATGGACCTGGTCTCACTCCTCCTCGAGCTCAAGCCGCTGATGGAGGACCCCGAGGGGAACTTCAGCCGCATCACGGGACTGCTCGAGCGCCACCAGGGCCTCGCCGAGTACGAGGTCGCCCGCTTCTACGTCAGCCGCCACTGGAGCGCGGTGGTCTCCCGCCGGCTCAACAGTCAGGACCCGCGCGAGCGCCAGGAGGCCGTGCGCCTCATCCCCCTGCTCTTCCCGCGCCTCATCGCCGCCGGGCACCTGCGCCGCCGGGTGAAGGACGCCGACACCCGCGTGGCCTCCGCCGCGCGCGCCGCCGTGCACAAGCTGGGGCTCTCCGACGTGTCGCTGCCCGACACGCGCATGAAGCCGCCGCGACGTCCCCACCCCAGGGCCCTGGGCGGCTGGAACCCCACCGGCTGGCTCTACGGCCTCTACCCCCGCTCGCGCGGCAAGGTGAAGCGCAAGCCCGACGACCTCCCCACCCTGCCGAAGCTCGAGAGCCGACAGGACGTGGCCCGCCTCGTGGGCGTGGAGGAATCGGAGCTGGAGGCGCTGATGCGTCCCGGCTCCGGCCCTGGCTCCGGCTACGTGGAGTTCGAGGCCCCCAAGCGCTCCGGTGGCGTGCGCCGCATCTGCGCGCCCCGCGAGAAGCTCAAGTCCGCGCAGCGCGCCCTGCTCGAAGGGCTGCTCGCGCACCTGCCTCCGCATGACGCCGTGCACGGCTTCGTGCAGGGCCGCTCCACGGTGACGAACGCGAACGCCCACGTGGGCGCGAACGTCGTGGTGCGCGTGGACCTGGAGGACTTCTTCCCCACCGTGCACTACCGGCGCGTGAAGGGCCTCTTCGCGGCGTACGGCTACAACGACGAGGTGGCCACCACGCTCGCGGGCCTCACCACGTGGCGGCCCAAGCTGCCGGACGGCACCGTGGTGTGGCCCGGCGTGTTGCCGCAGGGCGCGCCGACCTCGCCCGCCATCGCCAACCTCGTCTGTCGCCGCATGGACGCGCGCCTGCAGGCACTGGCGACGAAGGCCGGCGCCGCGTACACGCGCTACGCGGACGACCTGTCCTTCTCCTTCGCGAAGCCTCCGGAGAAGCTGGGCCGCTTCTTCTGGTGGGTGAACGCCATCCTCCAGCAGGAGGGCTTCACGGAGAACGCCCCCAAGCGCCGCGTCATGCGACAAGCCGGGCGCCAGCGGGTGACGGGGCTCACCGTCAACCAGCGCGTGGCGATTCCCCGCGAGGAGCGCCGCCGCTTCAAGGCCATCCTCGCCAACTGCCGCAAGCACGGCGTGGACTCGCAGGCCCGAGGCCGTCCGGACTTCCCGGCGTATCTGGAG
- a CDS encoding polyprenyl synthetase family protein, whose translation MALPRPAAQPMSGELPLEQAWLKLVQAQVETSLGELFDLPDEARLDARWTWAMAQARTYALRPAKRVRPALVMAGHCLAKGTPVVPAELWRFAAGLELLHTFLLIHDDVADRAHLRRGGAALHHLLAPGRGGEDLAVVVGDHLFARSLEAMLESGLPGVARVVRYYLSVCRHTAAGQYLDLALGGTPLSQVSLFQTLRVAYLKTARYGFCAPLVCGAMLGGASPELVAGLERVGRHVGLAYQLRDDLIGLFGDSSVAGKAADGDFMQGKRTFPVLAAYVRATPRAREELDLLWSLPESLKDARALARARTLVEECGGREACERWVTRGSHAARRALHSLPNPNGARDLLDALIARLAHRIA comes from the coding sequence ATGGCCCTTCCCCGTCCCGCCGCACAGCCGATGTCGGGCGAGCTTCCCCTGGAGCAGGCCTGGCTGAAGCTCGTGCAGGCGCAGGTGGAGACGTCGTTGGGCGAGCTGTTCGACTTGCCGGACGAGGCCCGCCTGGACGCGCGCTGGACCTGGGCCATGGCGCAGGCGCGCACGTACGCCCTGCGGCCAGCCAAGCGGGTGCGACCGGCGCTGGTGATGGCCGGGCATTGTCTGGCGAAGGGCACGCCGGTGGTGCCGGCCGAGCTGTGGCGCTTCGCGGCGGGGCTGGAGCTGCTGCACACCTTCCTGCTCATCCACGACGACGTCGCGGACCGGGCGCACCTGCGGCGGGGCGGGGCGGCGCTGCACCACCTGCTCGCGCCGGGGCGCGGAGGCGAGGACCTGGCGGTGGTGGTGGGCGACCACCTCTTCGCGCGCTCGCTGGAGGCCATGTTGGAGTCGGGCCTGCCGGGCGTGGCGAGGGTGGTGCGCTACTACTTGTCGGTGTGCCGGCACACGGCGGCGGGCCAGTACCTGGACCTGGCGTTGGGCGGCACGCCGCTGTCGCAGGTGTCGCTGTTCCAGACGCTGCGCGTGGCCTACCTCAAGACGGCGCGCTACGGCTTCTGCGCGCCGCTCGTCTGCGGGGCCATGTTGGGGGGCGCGAGTCCGGAGCTGGTGGCGGGGCTCGAGCGCGTGGGTCGGCACGTGGGGCTGGCCTACCAGCTGCGCGACGACCTCATCGGCCTGTTCGGTGACTCGAGCGTCGCGGGCAAGGCGGCGGACGGCGACTTCATGCAGGGCAAGCGCACCTTCCCGGTGCTGGCGGCCTACGTGCGCGCCACGCCCAGGGCCCGCGAGGAGTTGGACCTGCTCTGGTCGCTGCCCGAGTCGCTCAAGGACGCGCGCGCCCTGGCGCGGGCCCGGACGTTGGTGGAGGAGTGCGGCGGCCGTGAGGCGTGCGAGCGATGGGTGACGCGCGGCTCCCACGCGGCCCGGCGCGCGCTGCATTCGCTGCCCAACCCCAACGGGGCCCGGGATTTGTTGGACGCGCTCATCGCCCGTCTGGCCCATCGCATCGCCTGA
- a CDS encoding peroxiredoxin family protein, which produces MKTWITGTLAAALLSQGALASNLPDGPQDATLRTSSGDEVRLSRWRGKPVILFYEDKDSTALNAGLKEELFARGKERNLLGAATVVAVANLMKFDFFPARQIALSYVRDEEKKVGVPILVDLKGTMGAAPWTLPLKTSNVLLLDAQGVLLYRHSGKMKPEEQTAFFETLSKLVGVDLTTPVAAPGATP; this is translated from the coding sequence ATGAAGACGTGGATCACCGGCACACTGGCGGCCGCCCTGCTTTCCCAGGGAGCCCTCGCGTCCAACCTTCCGGACGGCCCGCAGGACGCGACGTTACGAACCTCGAGCGGAGATGAGGTGCGTCTCTCTCGCTGGCGTGGAAAACCGGTAATTCTCTTCTACGAGGACAAGGACTCCACGGCGCTCAACGCGGGGCTGAAGGAGGAGCTCTTCGCGCGGGGCAAGGAGCGCAACCTCCTGGGGGCGGCCACGGTGGTGGCGGTGGCCAACCTCATGAAGTTCGACTTCTTTCCCGCCCGGCAGATTGCCCTCTCCTATGTCCGGGACGAGGAGAAGAAGGTGGGGGTGCCCATCCTGGTGGACCTCAAGGGGACGATGGGCGCGGCGCCGTGGACGCTGCCGCTGAAGACCTCCAACGTGCTGCTGCTGGATGCCCAGGGAGTGTTGCTCTATCGACACTCCGGAAAGATGAAGCCGGAGGAGCAGACGGCCTTCTTCGAGACGCTCAGCAAGCTGGTGGGGGTGGACCTCACCACGCCGGTGGCCGCGCCGGGAGCCACCCCATGA
- a CDS encoding HEAT repeat domain-containing protein, with amino-acid sequence MLDWDLATVRLLDEDVTVRREAAGTVDGSRLDGRYALRQALLTDEDAQVRAIAARRLGDARDGRFAPALLESLEDPMPMVRDRAWRALARLGVKDLLASATRAVRWEPVWWVRRAAVRASASVAGAEAVAVLLAALEDPFWRVRHASVQALAWLGAENEALRNEVQQAAERHPQGPVRAAVAWLESEWNTGARDGATLPAPLASPAGVPGAEPLSSEDPAVTTARLEARSAESVSARELVEWLGDPHEPLRALARRRLRERKEVEAIRLAMRWLDEPRVPHARDEAQALLDRPPVDEVALARRVLESLPKPRPGALAWAGRIAVKHGLQDHVSQLLAWMVHPDATYRRAALGALVHAPTHRRDVLNALDDGDETVREEVIAAWEQRPKARAAFDDFVEALVAFAPKARTPRERRAVASAAAHQQDLDVLRQLAWDEDSATSAASLEALSALGELSDAERQQARAHEDPWLRAAVLDVDNAAHACLHDADATLRRQALELVLTHARELDDEGLAHESTGTLARSHSPAQGMRARFDEQPSTERAETPAVPSTEGLARNGAPAPGMSARSAEQLSLETDEASALRPTPASTAGGPSSAEPLAPESDEAPALKTVVSLACCGSPDPWVRARAAEQLSPEHADTELRALLRLSRDTELMVRTAAASPLESCETLDARLDALLRQPATDDTVDLRIAAWTWRLRRADDDAFARLRESLGGTTESPRVVPHLRALSLTFPEPLFADEPELARQRPTASSRPRERPAPRPFLPRASARPLGRTGLTVSPLVLSGAHLTTREPFFEARDAGIDTFFWEPRYAALTQFLRGGRSTREQSVIIAGTYHSGAAAIRRDVESALRRLHTTWLDVFLLFWVRAPERLSDENHAVLEQLRKEGKLRAFGFSTHLRDLARDALVRHDWPVVMTRHSAAHPGAEATFLPEAQRRGTGVLTFTTTCYGRLLKPVPGEPQDAPLPTAVDCYRYSLSQPGVSASLTAPRNRRELLHNLDVLSRPYMEPDALGAMRAHGERVRAQGRLLDSLVRRAPGGPREALLALMDEEGPAELEDLPSS; translated from the coding sequence ATGCTCGACTGGGACCTGGCCACCGTGCGGTTGCTCGACGAGGACGTCACGGTGCGGCGCGAGGCGGCGGGCACCGTCGACGGCTCGCGGCTCGACGGACGCTACGCGCTGAGGCAGGCGCTGCTCACGGACGAGGACGCGCAGGTGCGCGCCATCGCCGCGCGGCGACTGGGAGACGCGAGGGACGGTCGCTTCGCCCCCGCGCTGCTGGAGTCGCTCGAAGACCCCATGCCGATGGTGCGGGACCGGGCGTGGCGCGCGCTCGCGCGACTGGGCGTGAAGGACCTGCTCGCGTCGGCGACACGGGCCGTGCGCTGGGAGCCCGTGTGGTGGGTGCGCAGGGCCGCGGTGCGCGCCTCGGCCTCTGTCGCGGGCGCGGAGGCCGTGGCGGTGTTGCTGGCTGCGCTGGAGGACCCATTCTGGCGCGTGCGTCACGCGTCGGTGCAGGCCCTGGCGTGGCTGGGCGCGGAGAACGAAGCCCTGCGGAACGAGGTCCAGCAGGCCGCGGAGAGACACCCCCAGGGCCCCGTGCGCGCGGCGGTGGCGTGGCTGGAGTCCGAGTGGAACACCGGCGCTCGGGATGGAGCCACGCTGCCCGCGCCTCTCGCGTCTCCGGCCGGGGTGCCAGGAGCCGAGCCCCTCTCCAGCGAGGACCCGGCGGTGACGACCGCGCGACTGGAGGCACGGTCCGCCGAGTCCGTCTCCGCGCGCGAGCTGGTGGAGTGGCTGGGAGATCCGCATGAGCCCCTGCGTGCGCTCGCGCGGCGGCGGTTGAGGGAGCGGAAGGAGGTCGAGGCCATCCGCCTCGCGATGCGATGGCTGGACGAGCCCCGTGTCCCGCATGCGCGCGACGAGGCGCAGGCGCTGCTCGACCGACCGCCCGTGGATGAAGTCGCGCTCGCCAGGCGGGTCCTCGAATCCCTCCCGAAGCCCAGGCCCGGAGCGTTGGCGTGGGCCGGGCGCATCGCGGTGAAGCACGGCCTTCAGGACCACGTGTCCCAGCTCCTTGCCTGGATGGTGCATCCGGACGCCACCTATCGCCGCGCCGCGCTCGGCGCGCTCGTGCATGCGCCGACGCATCGTCGCGACGTGCTGAACGCCCTGGATGACGGGGACGAGACGGTGCGCGAGGAGGTCATCGCGGCGTGGGAGCAACGCCCCAAGGCGCGCGCCGCGTTCGACGACTTCGTCGAGGCACTCGTCGCCTTCGCGCCCAAGGCACGGACGCCGAGAGAGCGCCGGGCTGTCGCCTCCGCCGCGGCCCATCAGCAGGACCTCGACGTGCTCCGACAGCTCGCCTGGGACGAGGACTCCGCGACGAGCGCGGCGTCCTTGGAGGCATTGTCCGCGCTGGGCGAGCTCAGCGACGCGGAGCGACAGCAGGCCCGTGCTCACGAAGACCCGTGGCTGCGCGCCGCCGTGCTGGACGTGGACAACGCCGCACACGCCTGCCTCCACGACGCGGACGCCACGCTGCGACGCCAGGCGCTGGAGCTGGTGCTCACGCACGCACGCGAGCTCGACGACGAAGGCCTCGCGCACGAATCAACAGGGACGCTCGCTCGCAGTCACTCGCCTGCACAGGGGATGCGCGCCCGATTCGACGAGCAGCCCTCGACCGAGCGCGCTGAAACCCCAGCGGTCCCATCCACCGAAGGACTCGCACGCAACGGGGCGCCCGCCCCAGGGATGAGCGCCCGCTCCGCGGAGCAGCTCTCGCTCGAAACAGATGAAGCCTCGGCGCTTCGGCCCACCCCGGCGAGCACAGCCGGCGGCCCCTCATCCGCTGAGCCACTCGCGCCCGAGAGCGATGAAGCCCCAGCGCTCAAGACCGTCGTGTCCCTCGCCTGCTGCGGCTCACCGGACCCGTGGGTACGAGCCCGCGCCGCGGAGCAGCTCTCGCCCGAGCACGCAGACACGGAGCTGCGCGCGCTCCTGCGCCTGTCACGCGACACCGAGCTCATGGTCCGCACGGCGGCGGCCTCGCCCCTGGAGTCCTGCGAGACACTCGACGCGCGCCTCGACGCACTCCTGCGCCAGCCCGCCACCGATGACACCGTGGACCTGCGCATCGCCGCCTGGACGTGGCGCCTGCGCCGCGCGGACGACGACGCCTTCGCCCGGCTCCGTGAGTCCCTCGGCGGCACCACCGAGTCCCCCCGCGTCGTCCCCCACCTGCGGGCCCTCTCCCTCACCTTCCCCGAGCCCCTCTTCGCCGACGAACCCGAGCTGGCGCGTCAGCGCCCCACCGCCTCCTCACGCCCCCGGGAGCGTCCCGCGCCACGGCCCTTCCTCCCACGCGCCAGCGCACGCCCTCTCGGCCGCACGGGCCTGACGGTCTCCCCCCTCGTCCTCTCCGGCGCGCACCTCACCACGCGCGAGCCCTTCTTCGAGGCCCGCGACGCAGGCATCGACACGTTCTTCTGGGAGCCCCGCTACGCCGCGCTGACGCAGTTCCTGCGCGGAGGCCGGAGCACGCGCGAGCAGTCCGTCATCATCGCGGGCACCTACCACTCGGGCGCCGCCGCCATCCGACGCGACGTGGAGTCCGCGCTGCGCCGCTTGCACACCACCTGGCTCGACGTCTTCCTGCTCTTCTGGGTCCGCGCACCCGAGCGCCTCTCCGACGAGAACCACGCCGTGCTCGAGCAACTCCGCAAAGAGGGCAAGCTGCGCGCCTTCGGCTTCTCCACACACCTGAGAGACCTCGCCCGCGACGCCCTCGTCCGACACGACTGGCCCGTGGTGATGACCCGCCACAGCGCCGCGCACCCGGGCGCCGAGGCCACCTTCCTCCCCGAGGCCCAACGTCGCGGCACCGGTGTCCTCACCTTCACCACCACCTGCTACGGCCGGCTGCTCAAGCCCGTCCCCGGCGAGCCCCAGGACGCGCCCCTCCCGACGGCCGTGGACTGCTACCGCTACTCCCTCTCGCAGCCAGGCGTCAGCGCGAGCCTCACCGCGCCGCGCAACCGGCGCGAGCTGCTCCACAACCTCGACGTGCTGTCCCGCCCGTACATGGAACCCGACGCGCTGGGGGCCATGCGCGCCCACGGTGAGCGCGTGCGCGCCCAGGGACGACTCCTCGATTCCCTGGTCCGCCGGGCTCCCGGAGGCCCTCGCGAAGCGCTGCTCGCCCTGATGGACGAAGAAGGCCCGGCCGAGCTGGAGGACCTTCCTTCATCGTGA
- a CDS encoding alpha/beta hydrolase-fold protein yields the protein MDARELEARARAEGTPVIIGDTATFVWRGRGPVFVQGDFQDWKGEPLPLERAGPGLWKRSLALPRDAYVEYALFDAKGRRVRDDFNARVCDNGFGESNHVFYMPDGGPALPSRRPRGIPRGRVTRHRVDMSDTGLTGQRTVHLYAPPTKAPVPLVVVLDGEEYLRRVRLPELVDTLIADGRMSPIALALVSHGGPMRDVEYACSEYTVGLLAWKVLPLAREHLSLMDERHHPGAHGVLGSSLGGLMSLFIGLRAPETFGKVLSQSGAFVVENHEFVVFDLARHVPRRPLEVWMSCGRFEGLLEGNQRIDPLLKASGHQVEYREYSGGHNYTAWRDDLVRGLECLFPPSPAAKRR from the coding sequence ATGGACGCCAGGGAGCTGGAAGCGCGAGCGCGAGCGGAAGGGACACCCGTCATCATCGGCGACACCGCCACCTTCGTGTGGCGCGGGCGCGGGCCGGTCTTCGTCCAGGGGGACTTCCAGGACTGGAAGGGCGAGCCGCTGCCGCTGGAGCGCGCGGGCCCCGGCCTGTGGAAGCGCTCGCTGGCGCTGCCCCGCGACGCCTATGTCGAGTACGCGCTGTTCGACGCGAAGGGCCGTCGGGTGAGGGACGACTTCAACGCGCGCGTCTGCGACAACGGCTTCGGCGAGAGCAACCACGTCTTCTACATGCCCGACGGAGGGCCCGCCCTGCCCTCGCGCAGGCCCCGAGGCATCCCCCGCGGCCGCGTCACCCGGCACCGCGTGGACATGTCCGACACGGGCCTGACGGGCCAGCGCACCGTGCACCTGTACGCCCCGCCGACGAAGGCGCCCGTGCCGCTGGTGGTGGTGCTCGACGGCGAGGAGTACCTGCGCCGCGTGCGGCTGCCGGAGCTGGTGGACACGCTCATCGCCGATGGCCGCATGAGCCCCATCGCCCTGGCGCTCGTCTCCCACGGCGGCCCCATGCGCGACGTGGAGTACGCGTGCAGCGAGTACACCGTGGGCCTGTTGGCGTGGAAGGTGCTGCCCCTGGCCCGGGAGCACCTGTCCCTGATGGACGAGCGCCACCACCCGGGCGCCCATGGGGTGCTGGGCTCGTCCTTGGGCGGGCTGATGTCCCTCTTCATCGGCCTGCGCGCGCCGGAGACCTTCGGGAAGGTGCTGTCCCAGTCGGGCGCCTTCGTGGTGGAAAACCACGAGTTCGTCGTCTTCGACCTGGCGCGGCACGTGCCCCGACGCCCGCTGGAGGTGTGGATGAGCTGCGGCCGGTTCGAGGGGCTGCTGGAGGGAAACCAGCGAATCGACCCCCTGCTGAAGGCCAGCGGCCACCAGGTGGAGTACCGGGAGTACAGCGGCGGCCACAACTACACCGCCTGGCGGGATGACCTGGTGCGTGGGCTGGAGTGCCTGTTCCCTCCCTCCCCCGCCGCCAAACGCCGGTAG